From the Chitinivibrionia bacterium genome, the window CAGAAAAAGAGCAAGAACTTGTCAGCGTTGCAACAGTGCCGGCGAAGAAATTGAAGCAATTGCAGCGTTGGGTTGCTCAATGCCTGCCGATTGGACTGTAATTGCAGCAACTTGCGCAACAGAGGGTAGTAGAACAAAAACCTGCACACGAGCTTGCGGGCACTACATAAGAGAAACGATTGCGATTGATCACAACGCGCACGCTTGGGGCGAGTGGACAACTACAACAGCGGCGACTTGCGCAGCAGAGGGCAGCAAAAGACGAGTGTGTTCTCGTAATAATACTCACGTAGAAAGTGCACCGCTGCCGAAATTAGACCACTTGTTTACAAATTGGACAATAACCACACAACCGACTTGCAAAGCCGCCGGCGAATTAACGGGTCGTTGTTCGAGAACGGATTGCGAAGAAACAAGCAGACAAAGCATACCCGCAATTTCGACAAATCACGATTGGGGAAATTGGTCGCTGATAAAACTTCCGACACGCACCGAAGAGGGACAATTAAGAAGAGTTTGTAAATTAGATGCTACTCACGTCGAAACCTTGCCGATAGACAAATTAGAATATTGCGACCGTTGCGACAGACCGATAGAAAACTGCAATTGCCCACCGGTAAATATAACATCCAATCGTCGGTCAAACGAGCGCAATCACGGCATTTTGTTTACAAATCCTGTATCGGAATCCGCAGAATTGCACATCGTTCTTCCCGATAACGAAGATGTTGCAGACGCAAAAATTGTAATTTTCGATGCCGCAGGCAACATCGTCCATAATGTAGAGACGCAATGCCTTGCGTTTCCTAATTGCACGGTAATCTGGAATTTGCAAAACCAATCAGGCAGATTTGTCGCCAACGGCACATATTTGATTGTGGTCGAAGCAACAAGTGCCGGCGGTCGAAGATTTACCTATTCGTCGAGAATTGGCGTAAACAGATAACACAACCTTTCAACAATTAAAAAGAACGCGCTCCGCTTAAATTGGCGGGGCGTTTTCTTTTTTATCGACGACAATAAAGTGAAATTCTTAAAAAGGGTTTAAGCGTGTTTATTCTCAATGTTAAACAAGAAGACGGCGTTTCGGTATTGAGGCAGAGGATTAATGTGAAGCGGTAAATTAACCTAGGGCAAATCTGTGTAATTGCTCGTTTTTTAAGGAAGTGTATGAAAACACACTTCCTTTTTTGTATAAAAATTATGAGGTGAAAGCGGCGGAAAATAAAATGGGGAGGTGCCTAAGACCTCCCCGACCACCACCTGAAAGTATGTCTTTCGACAGGGACAAACAGGCACCTCTCTATAAATATACTATAATTCTCACAACTAATGCAAGGTTTTTACCATTTTTATGCAAAAAAAATATTATTTTCCCCGAAAAAAGGAGAAATTTAATGAATTACAACGACTATGAAAAACACTTTTCAAAACCTCGATTAACCAAATACAAGCAATCTTGCCGCGGAAATGAGCAAAAAGCGCTTGAACTGTATATGTTAAATATCGAAATGTCTAAAAATTTTTACGGCATACTTAATTTGTTTGAAGTTGCTCTAAGAAATGCAATTAACGAACATTACAAAAATCATTTTGAAGATGACGACTGGATTTTAAATCAAGCAAATGGTGATTTTTTTGAAGAGTACTACAAAGATAGTATTGCTAAACAAAAGAAAAAACTTAATAGGACAAATTCTTGTTCGCACGATAAACTTGTTGCGGCATTGACTTTCGGCTTTTGGACAGATATGTTTTTTAAGCCGCATTTTACTAAGGGTAATAAAACTTTGCTCAAAATATTCCCCAATAAAGAAAAAGGCATAAACTGCAAATTTATCTACAAAGAATTAGATGAAATAAGAGATTTCCGCAACCGAATAGCCCATCACGAAGCGATTTGTTTTAACCGAAGCGGCGAAATTTCAGACGGATATATGCTGAAAATTTGGGAAATTATATTAAAATACACACATTTCCTCACAAGAACAACAACACTATAACAGTTTCTTTCGCCTGCAATGAGTGCTATAAACACGTTCTTAAAGGAAAATTTACAGCGCCGTTTATGTCATATTACGAGGGCTGTGCTGGAGGACGTTTAGATAACTTGCAAACAACGTTAGGTGTAAAACTAAGAATTAAATCGGTTGATATTTCCCCCATTAACGAAAATATCGAGAACCCTTGCCTTTTTGCGTTTGATATAGTGGAATGAAAACATTTTCCACAAAAAACGCCTGATTTTAGTAGTTTTTGTAGAGACAAGGCAATACCTTGTCTCTTTTTATTTATGGCAGAATGTATATTTTATCTTGAAAAGGAGAAAGTTCACCCAATGATTAAAGATTTTGACGTTATCCTCAGCGAGGGCGAAAGTTATACTATTGAATTCAAAGAAAGCGCAGATAAATCGCTGTCCGCCGAAGTTTGTGCATTCGCAAATGCTTCGGGCGGGCGAATTTTTATTGGCGTTAATGATAACGGTCAAGTTGTCGGCACAGATGTCAGCAATGTCGCTCGGTCGAGAATTCAGGACACTGTCAACCAAATTGAGCCGCGCCTAAAAGTAAACATTGATATTCACGACAACATAATTGTGATAACTGTTCCTGAAGGTGCGCACAAGCCTTATTCCTGCTCAAAAGGTTTTTATTTGCGCTCAGGTCCGAATTCGCAAAAATTGGAGCGCGACAGCATTATAGAGTTTTTTCAGAATGAGGGGCGAATTCGCTACGATGAAATTATTCGAGAAGACTTGCCGATTTCGGAAAGGTTTAACGAAGCGGCGTATAAGCGGTATATCAAACTTGCCCAAATCAGCGAAGTACTCAACAAAGAAGCTATCCTCAGAAATCTTGATTGCGTAGGCAATGTCGGCGGCAAGTTGTGCTTTACTAACGCGGGCGCGCTATTTTTCAGGATTAACGACGAAGACGTAAAGTTTCGCCACGCGGGAATTGTTTGCGCGCTTTACAAAGGCACAGACAAATCGTATATTTTAGACGCAAAAGAGCTAAACGGCGATATTGTCAGCAATGTTGACGATGCAATAATATTTTTGAAAAAACATCTTCGTATAAGTTATAAAATAGAAACGTTGCAACGCCAAAATATCCTTGAACTGCCCGAAGACGCGCTTCGTGAAGCCGTTGTAAACGCCGTTTGCCACAGAGATTATTTTGAAAAAGGCGCGCGAGTTATGGTCGAAATTTTTGACGACCGAGTGGATATTGTAAGCCCGGGCGGCGTTTGCAAAGGAATTACTCCCGAAAATTTCGGAACTATAAGCATTTCCCGCAATTCGCTTCTTGCAAGTATG encodes:
- a CDS encoding Abi family protein, yielding MNYNDYEKHFSKPRLTKYKQSCRGNEQKALELYMLNIEMSKNFYGILNLFEVALRNAINEHYKNHFEDDDWILNQANGDFFEEYYKDSIAKQKKKLNRTNSCSHDKLVAALTFGFWTDMFFKPHFTKGNKTLLKIFPNKEKGINCKFIYKELDEIRDFRNRIAHHEAICFNRSGEISDGYMLKIWEIILKYTHFLTRTTTL
- a CDS encoding putative DNA binding domain-containing protein — translated: MIKDFDVILSEGESYTIEFKESADKSLSAEVCAFANASGGRIFIGVNDNGQVVGTDVSNVARSRIQDTVNQIEPRLKVNIDIHDNIIVITVPEGAHKPYSCSKGFYLRSGPNSQKLERDSIIEFFQNEGRIRYDEIIREDLPISERFNEAAYKRYIKLAQISEVLNKEAILRNLDCVGNVGGKLCFTNAGALFFRINDEDVKFRHAGIVCALYKGTDKSYILDAKELNGDIVSNVDDAIIFLKKHLRISYKIETLQRQNILELPEDALREAVVNAVCHRDYFEKGARVMVEIFDDRVDIVSPGGVCKGITPENFGTISISRNSLLASMLFRINYIEQMGTGIMRIKNAARNAEVAEPIFELSGFFKATFRRFPKEEIIDHQQPLSTTTANIKQAIETQKTSDIKTAHTPENKQLTAKKQAIETSDKNTKNKRLTSDSKRFILSHIKRHSETRISDFSARLNLSQARIRVILQEMINDKLIEKVGDKRYTYYVLKR